A genomic stretch from Chitinophagaceae bacterium includes:
- a CDS encoding zinc-dependent metalloprotease, with product MKHTRFLKEFLLSLAGLLLVIFVAEAQLKIGTSSGSQEPAKEDTTKPAPRVATKPYASVVNKNFTSKWGLFAVHQFRDKIYFEIPDSILKQDIMIINRLVRVPAGHGMYAGEALDERTIWFEKGPDSTIQIRYDLLINEADSSSAIYKAVIKSSENPIVASFPVMAYGKGSAVIDVSKFLKEKNFINGIHASTALAQNANVGGMKDFYIESIRVYPVNVEISISKTMPSSSKLLPPGTPATIETNTSFIALPKVPMQRRYFDPRVGYFADFFYEFGDAQQKTKLRQFIMRWRMEPKPEDRDKWKRGELVEPQKPIVIYIDPATPKQWRSYLIAGVNDWQVAFGQAGFKNAIIGKEWPEGDTSMNMEDARYSFVRYLPSEIPNAYGPNVHDPRSGEIIQTHIGWYHNVMELLSNWYMTQASAVDPQARTPILNEKLMGELIRFVSSHEVGHTLGLRHNFGSSSRTPVDSLRSKTYLDKFGHTASIMDYARFNYVAQPEDGLTQQQLFPRIGDYDKWAIEWGYKYVAAPDADADNKIVRTWIKERLKNPRLWFGDGETKRFDPQCQTEDLGDDAIIASRYGIKNLQRILPNLPQWTFEEGGLNENLANMYKQVQNQFTRYMLHVLKNISGVNHVFRSEEEGGPLYEVVPKGKQKSALTFFDEQVFTTPMWLLDKNVVSRVTLPAGQNYVEEIQVRMLNTLLDIGMVTKLQANVQQFGNNAFPVEEYIATIHKSIWKEILGTGPVKMDAYRRNLQKTYFGAMTEIIMSKDPVYTETEASSIIRADMFLLKTEIDKAILRSTEPLTLYHLKDIQERFKTAFNSKL from the coding sequence ATGAAGCATACACGTTTTTTGAAAGAGTTTCTGCTCAGTTTAGCAGGGCTGCTCTTAGTTATCTTTGTTGCAGAAGCACAACTAAAGATTGGAACTTCATCGGGCTCACAGGAACCGGCAAAGGAAGATACAACCAAGCCGGCACCAAGGGTTGCCACCAAACCTTATGCAAGTGTTGTTAACAAAAACTTCACCAGCAAGTGGGGATTATTTGCGGTACACCAGTTCCGTGATAAAATTTATTTTGAAATTCCTGATTCAATTCTCAAACAGGATATCATGATCATTAATCGTCTTGTAAGAGTGCCTGCCGGTCATGGAATGTATGCCGGCGAAGCTTTGGATGAAAGAACGATATGGTTTGAAAAAGGACCCGATTCAACAATTCAGATCCGATACGATCTGTTAATTAATGAAGCTGATTCTTCCAGCGCTATTTATAAAGCTGTAATAAAATCCAGTGAAAACCCGATTGTGGCCAGTTTTCCAGTAATGGCTTACGGCAAAGGAAGTGCCGTGATTGATGTTTCAAAATTTCTGAAGGAGAAAAATTTCATCAACGGTATTCATGCATCTACAGCCCTGGCACAAAATGCCAATGTGGGCGGCATGAAGGATTTTTATATCGAATCAATCCGTGTCTATCCTGTGAATGTAGAAATCTCCATCAGCAAGACCATGCCATCATCGTCCAAATTGCTGCCGCCCGGTACGCCCGCTACAATCGAAACAAACACTTCTTTTATTGCACTCCCCAAAGTGCCCATGCAGCGTCGTTATTTTGATCCAAGGGTAGGTTATTTTGCAGATTTCTTTTACGAGTTTGGCGATGCACAACAGAAAACAAAACTGCGGCAATTTATTATGCGCTGGCGAATGGAACCCAAACCAGAAGATAGGGATAAATGGAAGCGGGGTGAACTGGTGGAACCGCAAAAACCCATCGTAATTTATATTGATCCGGCTACACCTAAGCAGTGGAGATCTTATTTGATTGCAGGTGTAAATGACTGGCAGGTTGCATTTGGGCAGGCAGGATTTAAAAATGCAATTATAGGAAAAGAATGGCCGGAAGGCGATACCAGTATGAATATGGAAGATGCCCGTTATTCATTTGTACGGTACCTGCCCTCCGAAATTCCCAATGCCTATGGTCCTAACGTGCATGATCCAAGGAGTGGAGAAATAATTCAAACTCATATTGGCTGGTATCACAACGTAATGGAATTACTGAGTAATTGGTATATGACGCAGGCTTCAGCGGTTGATCCACAGGCACGCACCCCCATATTGAATGAAAAATTGATGGGGGAGTTGATTCGCTTTGTATCGAGTCATGAAGTTGGTCACACACTGGGGTTGCGCCACAACTTCGGCAGCAGCAGCCGCACTCCGGTAGATAGTTTGCGCAGCAAAACCTATCTGGATAAATTCGGGCACACGGCCAGCATCATGGATTATGCACGTTTTAATTATGTGGCACAACCCGAGGATGGGTTAACACAGCAGCAACTGTTTCCCCGTATTGGCGATTATGATAAATGGGCCATTGAATGGGGTTACAAATATGTAGCTGCACCCGATGCGGATGCAGATAACAAGATCGTTCGTACATGGATCAAGGAACGCCTGAAAAATCCGAGACTCTGGTTTGGCGACGGCGAAACCAAAAGATTTGATCCTCAATGTCAAACAGAAGATCTGGGAGATGATGCCATAATAGCAAGCCGCTATGGTATCAAAAACCTGCAACGGATTCTTCCCAACCTGCCGCAATGGACATTTGAAGAAGGAGGTTTGAATGAAAACCTGGCCAATATGTACAAACAGGTGCAAAACCAGTTTACACGTTATATGTTGCATGTACTGAAAAATATCAGTGGTGTCAATCATGTTTTCCGTAGTGAAGAAGAAGGTGGCCCCTTGTATGAGGTTGTGCCCAAAGGAAAACAAAAATCAGCTCTCACTTTCTTTGATGAGCAGGTGTTTACTACACCTATGTGGCTTCTGGATAAGAATGTCGTAAGTCGGGTAACTCTTCCTGCGGGTCAGAATTATGTGGAAGAGATACAGGTGCGTATGCTCAACACCTTGCTTGACATAGGGATGGTGACAAAGCTACAGGCAAATGTGCAGCAGTTCGGGAATAATGCGTTCCCTGTGGAAGAATACATTGCTACCATTCATAAGAGTATCTGGAAAGAAATACTTGGTACAGGACCTGTGAAAATGGATGCATACCGCCGCAATCTGCAAAAAACTTACTTCGGTGCAATGACTGAAATCATTATGTCAAAAGATCCTGTTTATACAGAAACGGAAGCTTCCTCGATTATCAGAGCCGATATGTTTCTGTTAAAAACAGAAATAGATAAGGCCATTCTGCGCTCAACAGAGCCATTAACACTCTATCATCTGAAAGATATCCAGGAACGGTTTAAAACAGCCTTCAATTCGAAACTGTAA
- a CDS encoding serine hydrolase, with the protein MKKLSSVLLLLLYVISAFTQSLPRSIPEAEGVSSAAIIRFIDAYQTKKHELHSVMIIRHGKVIAEGWWSPYRADLKHSMYSVSKSWTSTAIGFAVDEKKLSVDDKVISFFPEYASLSSKPYLADLKVKDLLTMSVGHAKEMFERVFMQADWAKGFLEIPIVNVPGTKFLYNTLATYMLSAIVQKVTGQTVMDYLQPRLFTPLGISGIDWEMNYKGINTGGWGIRVKTEDMAKLGLLYLNQGKFNGKQILSADWVKEATGKQIEQNPSATQEKKDSSDWLQGYGYQFWRCRNNAFRADGAFGQYIVMMPELDAVVVITSESLDLQDDLNMIWKYLLPAFNTTALNPDPKSLRQLKKKTNRLKLDPPVSHLRKGDEHLLNTTFALTANAFDFRNLTIQKKKKNWSLQIETKDKKTHLIPLGFETWSFGETKLVGPYLLRPAPVNFGLLYPFKVAGSCRWLDGQTLEVTVRYIESPHHWTMTMKLEEGQLKLKMINSYNPETVIEITGKQ; encoded by the coding sequence ATGAAAAAACTAAGTTCTGTTTTACTGCTTCTGCTGTATGTTATTTCTGCATTCACCCAATCATTGCCAAGAAGCATTCCTGAAGCGGAGGGTGTTTCTTCAGCCGCCATTATACGGTTCATTGATGCTTATCAAACAAAGAAACATGAATTACATTCTGTAATGATCATCAGGCATGGAAAAGTAATTGCCGAAGGATGGTGGTCGCCTTACAGGGCTGATTTAAAACATTCGATGTATTCAGTAAGTAAAAGCTGGACTTCCACTGCTATTGGTTTTGCTGTTGATGAAAAGAAGCTTTCCGTCGATGATAAAGTAATTTCTTTTTTTCCTGAATATGCAAGCCTGTCATCGAAACCATATCTGGCCGACCTAAAAGTGAAGGATCTGTTGACTATGTCTGTGGGTCATGCGAAGGAAATGTTTGAACGGGTGTTTATGCAGGCAGACTGGGCCAAAGGATTTCTTGAAATACCTATTGTCAATGTTCCCGGAACAAAATTTTTATACAATACGTTAGCTACTTATATGCTGTCGGCAATTGTACAAAAAGTAACGGGGCAAACAGTAATGGATTACCTGCAACCAAGATTATTTACTCCGCTTGGTATTTCAGGAATTGACTGGGAAATGAACTACAAAGGAATCAATACCGGAGGCTGGGGCATTCGTGTAAAAACAGAAGATATGGCTAAGCTGGGTTTGCTTTACCTGAATCAGGGAAAGTTTAATGGCAAACAAATTCTTTCAGCCGATTGGGTAAAAGAAGCAACAGGCAAACAGATTGAACAGAACCCAAGTGCTACACAGGAGAAAAAAGATTCTTCTGATTGGTTACAAGGATATGGATACCAGTTTTGGCGCTGCCGTAACAATGCGTTCCGTGCCGATGGTGCATTCGGACAATATATTGTGATGATGCCTGAACTGGATGCCGTTGTTGTAATTACATCAGAATCGCTCGATTTACAGGATGATTTAAATATGATCTGGAAATATTTACTGCCTGCATTCAATACAACTGCATTGAATCCAGATCCAAAAAGCTTACGTCAGTTAAAGAAAAAAACAAACCGGTTAAAACTCGATCCGCCTGTTTCGCATTTGCGAAAAGGCGATGAGCATTTACTCAACACAACATTTGCATTAACTGCAAATGCATTTGATTTCAGGAACCTCACGATTCAGAAAAAGAAAAAAAATTGGTCGTTGCAGATTGAAACAAAGGATAAGAAAACACATCTTATTCCACTTGGCTTTGAAACATGGAGTTTTGGAGAAACCAAACTGGTTGGTCCTTATCTCTTACGTCCAGCCCCCGTGAATTTTGGGTTATTATATCCTTTCAAAGTTGCCGGCAGTTGCAGATGGCTTGATGGGCAGACGCTGGAAGTAACAGTAAGATATATTGAAAGTCCGCATCACTGGACAATGACCATGAAACTTGAAGAAGGCCAATTAAAATTAAAAATGATCAACTCGTATAACCCCGAAACCGTTATTGAAATAACCGGGAAACAATAA
- a CDS encoding Gfo/Idh/MocA family oxidoreductase, whose protein sequence is MQPINTAICSFGMSGWVFHAPFISTHPGFRFYAVWVRSKNLAQEKYPEVKVYRTLEELVADELVELVVVNTPNTTHYDFAKQALLADKHVICEKPFTATVAEAEELIQNAAKQNKQLSVFQNRRYDSDYRTIKKVLEEKLLGDIVEAEFHFDRYKEELSPKQHKETPIPGTGCLYDLGSHLIDQALQLFGMPQAVFADIAVMRPVSKVDDYFELLLYYPVHRVRVKASYQVREALPGYIIHGSKGSFIKPKTDMQEEQLQSGMLPTEDGYGIEPESEKGLLHSEINGKIIKEYIPSLKGNYTDYYEGVYQAIRNNQPPPVTAEDGMKVIKIIEAAFQSSKERRVIDL, encoded by the coding sequence ATGCAGCCAATCAATACAGCAATCTGTTCTTTTGGAATGAGTGGATGGGTGTTTCATGCTCCCTTCATCAGCACACATCCCGGTTTTCGTTTTTATGCCGTTTGGGTAAGAAGCAAAAACCTGGCTCAGGAAAAATATCCTGAAGTAAAAGTGTACCGTACACTGGAAGAATTAGTGGCTGATGAGTTGGTTGAATTAGTGGTGGTGAATACGCCTAACACTACTCATTATGATTTTGCCAAACAGGCATTACTTGCAGACAAACATGTGATTTGTGAAAAACCATTTACTGCTACAGTTGCAGAGGCCGAAGAATTAATTCAGAACGCAGCAAAGCAAAACAAGCAATTATCTGTTTTTCAAAACCGCCGTTACGACAGTGATTACAGAACAATCAAAAAAGTGCTTGAGGAAAAATTATTGGGCGATATCGTTGAAGCCGAATTTCATTTCGATCGGTATAAAGAAGAACTGAGTCCAAAGCAGCACAAAGAAACACCCATACCCGGAACAGGATGTTTATATGATCTCGGCTCACATTTAATTGACCAGGCTCTGCAATTATTCGGAATGCCCCAAGCTGTGTTTGCTGATATTGCCGTCATGCGCCCTGTATCGAAGGTGGATGATTATTTTGAACTGCTGCTCTACTATCCTGTACATCGTGTTCGTGTTAAAGCAAGTTACCAGGTTCGTGAAGCATTGCCAGGTTATATTATACATGGAAGCAAGGGCTCATTTATTAAACCAAAAACAGATATGCAGGAGGAACAACTGCAATCGGGCATGTTACCAACTGAAGATGGTTATGGAATAGAACCTGAATCAGAAAAAGGCCTACTGCATTCAGAAATCAATGGAAAGATCATTAAAGAATATATTCCTTCGCTGAAAGGAAACTATACCGATTATTACGAAGGCGTTTATCAAGCCATCCGCAACAATCAGCCACCTCCTGTAACTGCTGAAGATGGAATGAAAGTGATTAAAATTATTGAGGCAGCCTTTCAGAGCAGTAAAGAAAGAAGAGTAATTGATTTATAA
- a CDS encoding single-stranded DNA-binding protein — protein sequence MYALKNKVQLIGNLGNAPEVRTLDGGKKMAKFSIATNETYRNAKGEKVTETQWHNMIAWGKVAEIAEKYLTKGKEVVVEGKLVNRNYTDKEGNKKYSTEVQVNELLLLGEKGKA from the coding sequence ATGTACGCACTTAAGAACAAAGTTCAACTGATTGGTAACCTAGGCAACGCACCGGAAGTAAGAACATTAGATGGTGGTAAAAAAATGGCAAAGTTCAGTATTGCAACAAACGAAACCTACCGTAACGCAAAAGGAGAGAAAGTAACCGAAACACAGTGGCATAATATGATTGCCTGGGGGAAGGTAGCCGAGATTGCCGAAAAGTATTTAACCAAAGGAAAAGAAGTAGTGGTTGAAGGAAAGCTGGTAAACAGAAATTACACAGACAAAGAAGGGAATAAAAAATACAGTACTGAAGTGCAGGTGAATGAGTTGCTGTTGCTGGGAGAAAAAGGGAAGGCTTAA
- a CDS encoding GxxExxY protein, with translation MEQILYRSEVYQIVGACMEVYNNLGYGVLEVVYKDAMEVEFLQRSMNYVREEKHAIEYKGVTLQHKFFADYTLFSNIIVEVKVNKDGITDDAVAQTLNYLKASGLRLGLIINFGKSALDYKRLIF, from the coding sequence ATGGAGCAAATTCTTTATAGATCTGAAGTTTACCAGATTGTTGGCGCATGTATGGAAGTCTACAATAATCTTGGTTATGGTGTTCTGGAAGTAGTGTATAAAGATGCAATGGAGGTTGAGTTTCTTCAACGGAGCATGAACTATGTTAGGGAAGAGAAACATGCAATCGAGTATAAAGGAGTAACCCTGCAACATAAGTTCTTTGCAGACTATACGTTGTTTAGCAATATAATAGTGGAAGTAAAAGTAAATAAGGATGGTATTACCGATGATGCTGTTGCTCAAACATTAAACTACCTCAAAGCTTCCGGACTAAGATTAGGTTTGATCATTAACTTTGGCAAATCAGCACTTGATTATAAGCGGCTGATTTTTTAA
- a CDS encoding AAA family ATPase: MQSVERNEIFDLAFRFVTETQESIFLTGKAGTGKTTFLKYLKEHCSKNIIVAAPTGVAAINAGGVTLHSLFQLPFHPFLPTNSAKSELLSKIRYNKQRLHLLRKMELLVIDEISMVRCDVMDAIDTILRSVRYQHHVPFGGVQLLFIGDLFQLPPVAQNQEWSILQEYYSSSFFFDSQVIKEQMPLLIELNKIYRQKEQSFVELLNKVRNNQIEREDFDQLNQRYIPGFQPLAEEKYITLTSHNNQAELINRQQLQKLTSSAFTYKADIEGEFSENTYPADAELILKEGAQVMFLKNDTVAKRYFNGKIGIVKSLDDAEIIVTSDGEDIHVLKEIWENSRYTLNRSDGKLEQEVMGTFEQYPLRLAWAITIHKSQGLTFDKVMIDAGASFSSGQVYVALSRCTSIDGIVLLSKINPSVIFNNQHVLNGQNSLTTKGSLAERFAQARKLFTQLLLEDLFSFGQTEIAIKQLQQNIIKHKHELNEEAEAWVEELLQQFDAEKTVAQKFIIRIHELLKEEGVVEQNPALQKRIQDAATYFLPRITALQQTVNQHPLITELKTAADEVNEHLQSLCIALHTSAYLLQYGKEVFSVTVFLKHKLNLAIPNFRVTSYAGNKKQTVSNINHAELYFQLKEWRDRVCEENNLPIYMLANSNSLTEICTYLPLAKNHLMMLSGFGKAKVEKYGDEILEMVERYCSEHHIETNIEAKEANPKRQRKEPSTPKAEKVSSFSISLQYYKEGKTIDEIAKLRNFANSTIEGHLAEAVKHGEISVFKLVSDNKVEVIKEAIVSNPEMKSGELKGLLGDEYTFAEIRAVVNHLSRLDANQDVKPSSQNGNTEDVF; this comes from the coding sequence ATGCAATCTGTGGAGCGCAACGAAATATTTGATCTGGCTTTCCGTTTTGTAACCGAAACACAGGAAAGTATTTTTCTTACGGGCAAAGCCGGAACAGGTAAGACAACTTTTCTGAAATATCTTAAAGAACATTGTTCCAAAAATATTATTGTAGCTGCACCAACTGGTGTTGCTGCCATCAATGCAGGCGGTGTAACATTACACAGCCTGTTTCAATTACCCTTTCATCCTTTTCTTCCAACAAACTCAGCAAAGAGTGAATTACTTTCCAAGATCAGGTATAACAAGCAACGTCTACACCTCTTGCGTAAAATGGAATTACTGGTGATTGATGAAATCAGTATGGTTCGTTGTGATGTGATGGATGCCATTGATACGATTTTGCGAAGTGTTCGTTATCAGCATCATGTTCCATTTGGCGGAGTACAGTTGCTTTTTATCGGCGATCTGTTTCAGCTTCCTCCCGTTGCACAAAATCAGGAATGGAGTATTCTGCAGGAATACTATTCGTCCTCTTTCTTTTTTGACAGTCAGGTAATCAAAGAGCAAATGCCCTTGCTGATTGAGTTGAATAAAATCTACCGGCAGAAGGAACAAAGCTTTGTTGAACTGTTGAACAAAGTACGAAACAACCAGATTGAACGGGAAGATTTCGATCAGCTGAATCAACGTTATATCCCCGGTTTTCAACCATTGGCTGAAGAAAAATATATTACACTTACCTCACACAACAACCAGGCAGAACTGATCAATCGTCAGCAATTACAAAAACTTACTTCATCTGCATTTACCTACAAAGCAGATATTGAAGGAGAGTTTTCGGAGAACACTTATCCTGCTGATGCGGAGTTAATATTGAAAGAAGGCGCACAGGTTATGTTTTTGAAAAACGATACAGTTGCAAAGAGATACTTTAACGGAAAGATTGGTATTGTGAAATCACTGGATGATGCAGAGATTATTGTTACAAGTGATGGTGAAGACATTCATGTGCTGAAAGAAATTTGGGAGAACTCCCGATATACATTGAACAGAAGTGATGGCAAACTTGAACAGGAAGTGATGGGAACTTTTGAACAGTACCCATTGCGTTTGGCATGGGCCATCACCATTCATAAAAGCCAGGGGTTGACTTTTGATAAGGTTATGATTGACGCAGGAGCTTCTTTCAGCAGTGGTCAGGTATATGTTGCGTTGAGCCGTTGCACCAGTATTGATGGAATTGTGCTGCTGTCGAAAATTAATCCTTCTGTAATTTTTAATAACCAGCATGTACTCAACGGACAAAATTCATTAACAACAAAGGGTTCTTTAGCTGAACGGTTTGCACAGGCCAGAAAATTATTTACACAGCTTTTACTGGAAGATCTGTTTTCATTCGGGCAAACGGAAATTGCCATTAAACAATTGCAGCAAAACATTATCAAGCATAAACATGAGTTGAATGAAGAAGCTGAAGCTTGGGTAGAAGAATTGTTGCAGCAATTTGATGCAGAGAAAACCGTTGCTCAAAAATTTATCATCCGTATTCATGAATTATTAAAAGAAGAAGGAGTTGTTGAGCAGAACCCGGCTTTACAAAAACGAATACAGGACGCAGCGACTTATTTTCTTCCACGTATTACTGCATTACAGCAAACAGTCAATCAGCATCCGTTGATTACAGAACTTAAAACAGCTGCTGATGAAGTGAATGAACACCTGCAATCGCTCTGTATTGCACTTCATACCTCTGCATATTTATTGCAGTACGGGAAAGAAGTTTTTTCTGTTACGGTTTTTTTGAAACACAAACTTAATCTTGCTATACCCAATTTCCGGGTAACCAGTTATGCAGGTAATAAAAAGCAAACGGTTTCCAATATTAATCATGCAGAACTGTATTTTCAATTGAAAGAATGGAGAGATCGGGTTTGTGAAGAAAATAATCTGCCGATTTATATGCTGGCCAACAGTAACAGCCTGACTGAAATCTGCACGTATCTGCCTCTTGCTAAAAATCATTTAATGATGTTGAGCGGTTTTGGAAAAGCAAAGGTTGAGAAGTATGGTGATGAGATACTTGAAATGGTAGAGAGGTATTGCAGTGAACATCATATCGAAACAAATATTGAAGCAAAGGAAGCAAACCCAAAAAGACAACGGAAAGAACCTTCCACTCCAAAGGCTGAGAAGGTAAGTTCGTTTTCTATTTCATTGCAATATTATAAAGAGGGGAAAACAATTGATGAAATAGCAAAGCTTCGCAATTTTGCCAACAGCACCATTGAAGGGCATTTGGCTGAGGCGGTTAAACATGGTGAAATATCTGTGTTTAAACTGGTCTCAGATAATAAGGTTGAGGTCATTAAAGAAGCCATTGTCAGTAACCCCGAAATGAAATCTGGTGAGTTGAAGGGGTTGCTTGGTGATGAATATACGTTTGCAGAAATCAGGGCAGTAGTCAATCATCTGTCAAGGCTTGATGCTAATCAGGATGTTAAACCTAGCAGTCAGAATGGGAACACAGAAGATGTGTTCTGA
- the rpoN gene encoding RNA polymerase factor sigma-54, producing MALSQGLQQKLLQKLSPQQIQLMKLLQVPTANLEERIKEELEENPALEQSDEDSDEQNNEEIKDEFDSSEEDEYDLEGSEDEYGSIDINEYVNDGDDEIADYRTREDNYADQEERKSSPVRLEASFYDLLLQQLGMLKLDDKKQAIAEQIVGSIDDDGYLRRENSAIVNDMAFRQNVETSEKEIEELILLIQQFEPPGICARDLQECLLIQLRHKFKTNPSKDIQAAILILEKYFDEFTKKHYEKIQRSLSLDDEQLKAIIRQIVKLNPKPGGNVGEVNKAEAYVVPDFFILNNNGKLELTLNSRNAPDLRISEGYRDMLKEYDRGSKRDKRQKEAVMFIKQKIDAARWFIDAIKQRQNTLLHTMSSIMEHQEEFFLTGDETELKPMILKDIAEKTGLDISTVSRVANSKFVQTEFGTYRLKFFFSESLSTDSGEEVSTREVKKILLDLAEAEDKRKPLSDERLTELLQEKGYNIARRTVAKYREQLNIPVARLRKQL from the coding sequence ATGGCACTCAGTCAGGGACTTCAACAAAAATTACTGCAAAAGCTCTCTCCTCAGCAAATTCAGCTGATGAAACTGCTTCAGGTACCTACGGCTAATCTGGAAGAACGGATTAAAGAGGAACTGGAAGAAAATCCCGCCCTTGAACAATCAGACGAAGACAGCGATGAACAGAATAACGAAGAAATAAAAGATGAGTTTGACAGCAGCGAGGAAGATGAGTATGATTTAGAAGGAAGTGAAGATGAATATGGAAGCATTGACATTAACGAATATGTAAATGACGGGGATGATGAAATTGCGGATTACAGAACAAGAGAGGATAACTATGCTGACCAGGAGGAACGGAAATCATCACCTGTAAGGCTGGAAGCCAGTTTTTATGATCTGCTTCTTCAGCAGTTAGGAATGCTGAAACTGGATGATAAAAAACAGGCAATAGCTGAGCAGATTGTAGGCAGTATTGATGATGATGGTTACCTGCGCAGGGAAAACAGTGCTATTGTGAATGACATGGCTTTCCGCCAGAATGTTGAAACATCTGAAAAAGAGATTGAAGAGTTAATTCTGCTGATTCAGCAATTTGAACCACCCGGTATCTGTGCCCGTGATTTGCAGGAATGCTTACTTATTCAACTGCGGCATAAATTCAAAACAAATCCATCAAAAGATATCCAGGCAGCCATCCTTATCCTGGAAAAATATTTCGATGAGTTTACCAAGAAACATTACGAAAAAATACAACGAAGTCTTTCTCTGGATGATGAACAATTAAAAGCAATCATCCGTCAAATAGTAAAGCTTAACCCCAAACCCGGGGGTAATGTTGGTGAAGTAAATAAGGCAGAGGCTTATGTTGTTCCCGATTTTTTTATTCTCAATAATAACGGCAAACTGGAGCTAACACTCAACTCCCGCAATGCACCTGATCTCCGTATCAGCGAAGGTTACAGGGATATGCTGAAAGAATATGACAGGGGAAGTAAACGGGATAAGCGTCAGAAGGAAGCAGTGATGTTCATCAAGCAAAAAATTGATGCTGCCCGCTGGTTTATTGATGCCATCAAACAACGGCAGAATACGCTTTTACATACGATGAGTTCGATCATGGAACACCAGGAAGAGTTTTTTCTTACTGGTGATGAAACAGAACTCAAGCCGATGATCTTAAAAGATATTGCAGAAAAAACAGGGCTTGATATTTCAACTGTAAGCCGTGTGGCCAACAGCAAGTTTGTACAAACAGAGTTTGGTACTTACCGGTTGAAGTTTTTCTTCAGTGAGTCATTAAGTACCGACAGTGGCGAAGAAGTATCAACAAGAGAAGTAAAGAAAATTCTGTTAGATCTGGCAGAGGCAGAAGATAAGCGCAAACCATTAAGCGATGAGCGCTTAACAGAATTACTTCAGGAAAAAGGGTATAATATTGCACGAAGAACCGTGGCCAAATACAGGGAACAATTGAATATTCCTGTTGCAAGGCTGCGTAAACAGCTATAA
- a CDS encoding murein L,D-transpeptidase catalytic domain family protein, whose amino-acid sequence MKLFRTNLVYLAISAVIFLQVPILIAGSSPKDRKISNSFFTNTTAIVKTAEEVIVERADSIYNNLQLLQAGLKEEAFELAYKGYYKLLEEGMVNRSEILTVADFSKSSCQNRLYIIDMVEGKILYQTLVAHGRNSGLDYATDFSNKPESNKSSLGFYLTLQPYFGDNGYSLKLKGLEKGINDKAYDRAIVMHGSNYATEKFASMNGYLGRSFGCPAVPAKQTAGIINTIKNGTVMFIYHPNKQYQAKSTILNS is encoded by the coding sequence ATGAAACTATTCCGTACCAATCTGGTCTATTTGGCCATTTCAGCTGTCATTTTCTTACAGGTTCCCATCCTCATTGCCGGGAGCAGTCCTAAAGACAGGAAAATCTCTAACAGCTTCTTCACCAATACCACCGCAATTGTAAAAACTGCAGAGGAAGTAATTGTTGAAAGAGCCGACAGTATTTACAATAATCTTCAGCTATTACAGGCAGGCTTAAAAGAAGAGGCATTTGAACTCGCCTACAAAGGATATTATAAATTACTGGAAGAAGGAATGGTAAACAGGTCTGAAATTTTAACCGTTGCAGATTTCTCCAAATCATCCTGTCAAAACAGGCTTTATATTATTGACATGGTTGAAGGCAAAATCCTTTATCAAACGTTAGTAGCACATGGCCGCAACAGCGGTTTGGATTATGCCACTGATTTCTCTAACAAACCCGAATCAAACAAAAGCAGTTTAGGTTTTTATCTTACTCTTCAGCCCTATTTTGGCGACAATGGATATTCATTAAAATTAAAAGGCCTTGAAAAAGGAATCAATGACAAAGCTTACGACAGGGCAATTGTAATGCATGGCTCAAATTATGCAACAGAAAAGTTTGCAAGCATGAACGGATATCTTGGGCGCAGCTTTGGCTGCCCGGCCGTTCCCGCCAAACAAACTGCGGGCATCATTAATACCATTAAAAATGGAACTGTCATGTTTATCTATCATCCCAATAAACAGTACCAGGCAAAATCAACCATATTAAACAGCTGA